A region of Procambarus clarkii isolate CNS0578487 chromosome 22, FALCON_Pclarkii_2.0, whole genome shotgun sequence DNA encodes the following proteins:
- the LOC123758779 gene encoding serine/threonine-protein phosphatase 6 regulatory ankyrin repeat subunit B, which translates to MLSTLHCPAPVARSYGARPTDMVTILEDNTKVTVTIRPAGSSEALVQAVRDGDLFRVLEAIRSGGDVNATLPRDDREFPAASLMALAAAKGHTHIVTCLLDAGLDVNNRGDFPCPPLQLAARFGHDKTVAALLAARPDINAGDKFGVTALHMAARRGHFECARLLVLAGADLDIRDVYMRTPIHGAVVGGSSDIVKLFLDSGCNYNALNDASFTAMHVAALMGNEKAIQELVQAGLKLEEQEVPGLSPEEVAEAWGKHNTAWLIRKMAKRRDKRARTPTTTLMERSLMEYETRGNDTLKWAQEGNVINFIANAPHLPNEPVCKGGIDFHYQDADGLTALHWAAKLGLKSIVLNLMEFSGALPTAVTFDGMTPADLARQAGHTELANTITEIAQPPQAGASAPALYKELLMVISAGDNVEKASRLLRSGAPLEPVGDFYTSALVLAVTCNRPLILSLLVAAGAPLTTCSGGLSLLQLAWRSHDVTIRLRILMTRNFLHTLQIERRRLKPQDFALREGIDHLVTSLRSETPWQTSWPLQADTDLTSLMVSAATNNCPLTASFLRQAGAKSFLQDQSGITPLHAALDAHHWDLARLMVKHIGACLYIPDSSGRLPLDMLPAHHRTQVEESIYQQERQQLEDLIEKVKDKEEKDQLHEVLDQYDSLFASYRTNSPLNKTRLPSEASARERAVNSYGLLVSCRRGLLQLVYLLVTVGGLDVDTVVDDTHDSTALHQAAAHGNSGCLVLLLSLGASALKADRYGHTPSHFAAMFGHGTTYQQLEVFLEDKQPVSAAGATPAGVNSNFTGYLHRYMKTEVEPEGVLVFKKPSEGIKELLNLVNIRDMASQLSDISVDFTKGEAKEVREVVTREVQLIMNKVSAADSLYEGKLTTVGSTSDGTRLYAPDEFDLSVVLSNVPGIKVEIIELDPQQAALNGHRLRVRVKTDHPSLQGKTLINNFYELVRKCLEIHTIESSQLSLVPPGVTRTQVGVALTLAWQGKEYPLLLIGIDLVPVVAIPWPAEVSRPPLTPANISQVYLCNTADGEWRCSFAGAEAEVLSQLDSQERRVYVACKTLLSHLKAEPWMPREVKANYTWWDSRKWKIMIPADLL; encoded by the exons ATGTTGAGCACCCTACATTGCCCCGCCCCTGTGGCGAGGAGCTATGGCGCCCGTCCCACAGACATGGTTACCATCCTGGAGGACAACACAAAAGTCACAGTGACCATCCGACCCGCTGGATCTTCCGAG GCGCTGGTGCAGGCAGTAAGGGACGGAGACCTTTTTAGGGTGTTGGAGGCAATCCGATCCGGAGGGGACGTGAACGCCACCCTTCCCCGGGATGACCGAGAATTCCCCGCTGCTTCGCTGATGGCTCTGGCCGCCGCCAAGGGCCATACTCATATTGTGACTTGTCTCCTGGACGCTGGTCTGGACGTGAACAACAGAGGAGACTTCCCCTGCCCCCCACTCCAGTTGGCTGCACGCTTTGGTCATGACAAAACTGTGGCAGCCTTACTGGCTGCTCGGCCTGACATCAACGCTGGGGATAAATTTG GCGTGACGGCACTACACATGGCGGCCAGAAGAGGCCACTTCGAGTGTGCGAGGCTGCTCGTCTTGGCCGGGGCGGACCTGGATATTCGGGACGTCTACATGAGAACGCCTATACACGGAGCTGTGGTCGGCGGGAGCTCGGACATTGTCAAATTATTTCTGGATTCTGGGTGTAACTACAATGCTCTCAACGATGCTTCCTTCACGGCCATGCACGTGGCGGCCTTAATGGGGAACGAGAAGGCTATTCAAGAGCTCGTGCAGGCTGGCCTTAAGCTGGAGGAGCAGGAAGTACCTGGTTTGTCCCCGGAGGAGGTGGCGGAGGCCTGGGGTAAACACAACACCGCCTGGCTTATTCGCAAAATGGCCAAGCGCAGAGACAAGAGAGCgcgcacccctaccaccaccctcatg GAGAGGAGCTTGATGGAATATGAGACAAGAGGGAATGATACCCTAAAGTGGGCACAGGAAGGCAACGTAATTAATTTTATAGCCAATGCTCCCCATTTACCTAACGAACCCGTTTGCAAAGGTGGTATAGACTTCCATTACCAAGATGCCGATGGTCTCACAGCCCTCCACTGGGCGGCCAAGTTGGGCCTCAAGTCCATTGTGTTGAATTTAATGGAGTTCTCTGGGGCCCTACCTACTGCAGTGACCTTTGACGGCATGACCCCTGCTGACCTGGCCAGGCAGGCGGGTCACACTGAACTAGCCAACACCATCACGGAGATTGCTCAACCTCCTCAG GCAGGCGCGTCCGCTCCAGCGCTCTACAAGGAACTTCTGATGGTGATCAGCGCTGGTGACAACGTTGAGAAAGCCTCCCGGCTGCTGCGCTCAGGAGCGCCCCTCGAGCCCGTGGGGGACTTCTACACCAGCGCCCTCGTCCTCGCCGTCACCTGCAACAGGCCGTTGATCCTGAGTCTTCTGGTGGCAGCAGGAGCACCACTCACCACCTGCTCGGGGGGCCTCTCCCTCCTCCAGCTGGCCTGGCGTTCACACGACGTTACCATCCGGCTAAGAATCCTAATGACCAGA AACTTCCTGCACACACTCCAGATAGAAAGGCGTCGCCTTAAGCCACAAGACTTTGCTCTTCGGGAGGGTATTGACCACCTCGTGACGAGTCTGAGAAGTGAGACCCCTTGGCAGACCAGCTGGCCCCTTCAGGCAGACACTGACCTCACCTCACTCATGGTCTCGGCTGCCACTAATAACTGCCCTCTGACAGCATCCTTCCTGAGGCAGGCGGGAGCCAAGTCCTTCCTGCAGGACCAGTCCGGCATCACTCCTCTGCACGCGGCGCTGGACGCCCACCACTGGGACCTCGCCAGGTTGATGGTCAAGCACATAGGAGCCTGTCTCTACATCCCGGACTCCTCAGGCAGGCTTCCCTTGGACATGCTGCCCGCACACCATAGAACACAGGTGGAGGAG AGCATTTATcagcaagagagacaacaattagAAGATTTGATAGAGAAGGTCAAGGATAAGGAAGAGAAAGACCAGCTTCACGAGGTTCTTGACCAGTATGACTCTTTGTTTGCAAGTTACCGAACGAATTCTCCATTGAATAAGACTCGTCTTCCTTCCGAAGCTTCAGCACGAGAACGCGCCGTCAACTCATACGGTCTTCTGGTATCTTGCCGGCGAGGACTTCTGCAGCTGGTATATCTTCTTGTCACCGTAGGAGGCCTTGACGTAGATACAGTGGTCGACGATACCCATGACTCTACTGCTCTCCATCAAGCTGCCGCCCATGGCAACTCAGGGTGCTTGGTTCTGCTCCTAAGTCTTGGAGCATCTGCTCTGAAAGCAGACCGATACGGACATACGCCATCCCACTTTGCTGCCATGTTTGGTCATGGCACAACTTATCAGCAGTTAGAGGTGTTCCTGGAGGACAAGCAGCCTGTCAGTGCTGCGGGAGCAACCCCAGCTGGTGTTAACTCTAACTTTACAGGCTACTTGCACCGCTACATGAAGACTGAAGTCGAGCCCGAAGGCGTTCTGGTTTTCAAAAAGCCCTCCGAAGGAATCAAAGAGCTCCTAAATCTTGTTAATATTAGAGACATGGCAAGTCAACTAAGTGACATCAGTGTTGACTTCACTAAAGGTGAAGCTAAGGAGGTCAGGGAGGTCGTGACCCGAGAGGTCCAGCTTATAATGAACAAAGTGAGTGCTGCTGACAGTCTATACGAGGGGAAGCTAACCACTGTAGGAAGTACATCAGACGGCACACGCCTCTATGCACCAGATGAGTTCGACTTAAGCGTTGTGTTGTCAAACGTTCCTGGAATTAAAGTGGAAATAATTGAGTTGGACCCTCAACAAGCTGCTCTGAATGGACACAGATTGAGAGTTCGTGTCAAGACAGACCATCCAAGTCTTCAAGGGAAGACTTTGATAAATAACTTCTATGAGTTAGTAAGGAAGTGTTTGGAGATTCACACTATCGAGAGCAGTCAGTTGAGCCTTGTGCCGCCAGGAGTGACCAGAACTCAGGTAGGTGTGGCACTGACACTTGCCTGGCAGGGCAAAGAGTATCCTCTTTTGCTGATTGGCATAGACTTGGTTCCTGTAGTGGCTATCCCCTGGCCAGCAGAGGTAAGCAGACCCCCACTGACTCCTGCTAACATCAGTCAAGTGTATCTGTGTAACACAGCCGACGGGGAGTGGCGTTGTAGCTTTGCTGGAGCCGAGGCAGAAGTCCTGAGCCAACTGGACTCCCAGGAGCGCCGGGTCTATGTGGCCTGCAAGACTCTTCTCTCTCACCTGAAGGCTGAGCCCTGGATGCCTCGAGAAGTAAAGGCAAACTATACTTGGTGGGATTCACGCAAGTGGAAAATCATGATCCCAGCGGATTTGCTGTGA